The Halobacillus amylolyticus nucleotide sequence AGAATGTAAAAGCTGATTAAACTATCTATCATCTTTGATAAATGCAATTACAATGGTTATTGTTGCTGATATTTTTAGGATCTATAAGTAAAAAAACCTAAATTATTTTATATAGGTATTATTATGTTACTACAGTTACAGGAGAAAAAATCGCCAAGGGAGAATCTTCAACACTTATTTGGATATGTGGTTATTTCTGGATTTATATTGGAAGGACGGGAAAAAGTTGAATACAAAATACTTTATTGCTTTAACTGGAGCCAAAAAAAATGTAGGGGATTTTTTAATAACAGATAGAGCGATTGCTCTGTTGCGTAATATTGCTCCAGAGTACGAATTCATAATAAAACCACATTGGGAGAAGTTGGATGACATTGAATTGGTAAATAATAGTGAAGGGGTCATCATCCTTGGTGGGCCTGGCTTTCAAATGAATATGTATCCTGATGTGTACAAATTGGTTAAAGATCTTAAAAATATTAAGGTGCCTATACATACGTTGGGGGTAGGATGGAAAGGAGTTCCAGGGGATAAAACTACTGAAAAATTATATCAATTTACTAGTTCAGCTAAGCAAATGTTAGATAAAATGAATGATACCTTTGCTGGAATGAGTTGTAGAGATCATCAAACAGAAAGGACCTTAAGAAATAATGGCTATAAAAATGTCACTATGACGGGATGTCCTGTTTGGTATGATTTAGATTCTATTGGAAAGGAATTTGTAGCTCCTAAGGAAATAAAGCGAATCGTTTATACACCAGCGCAAGATGAAGCCTTTTCCGATCAGAGTATAGAAGTATTAAAATTTTTAAAAAATAGATACAGCGCATCTGATATCATTGTATCCTTTCATAGAGGAATTGGTGAGGTTGATCAATATACACCGGAAAATGATGCAAGAAATACGGCAAAACTTGAAGATGCCGCTAAAAAAATGGGGCTACAGGTTGCTGACGTGTCATTTGATGCAACCAAGTTAAGTTTTTATGATGAATGTGATCTTCATATTGGCTATCGTGTTCACGCACATATTTA carries:
- a CDS encoding polysaccharide pyruvyl transferase family protein, whose protein sequence is MNTKYFIALTGAKKNVGDFLITDRAIALLRNIAPEYEFIIKPHWEKLDDIELVNNSEGVIILGGPGFQMNMYPDVYKLVKDLKNIKVPIHTLGVGWKGVPGDKTTEKLYQFTSSAKQMLDKMNDTFAGMSCRDHQTERTLRNNGYKNVTMTGCPVWYDLDSIGKEFVAPKEIKRIVYTPAQDEAFSDQSIEVLKFLKNRYSASDIIVSFHRGIGEVDQYTPENDARNTAKLEDAAKKMGLQVADVSFDATKLSFYDECDLHIGYRVHAHIYFLSKRLPSILLHEDGRGNGVSEALNSPGIDAYRPSEIYSEIFGKFNKNARLLSLYNRLALKVNKNITADLNDLITELEDTNYNRFKGISKYIDQHYKVMEKFIKNVINKNGG